A region of the Massilia sp. erpn genome:
AAGGTCAGCGGCCGGGCGCTGGCGGCGAAGGCCGGCGCCAGCTCGCGCTGGAACAGGCCGGCGTCGATATCGGGCGCGGCCAGCAGGATCTGGTGCAGGCGCGAAGCCAGCTCGGGCCGCGCGCGCAGCAGGGCGGCGCAGGCGCCGGCCAGGGCGCGCCCGCCCAGGCCATGGCCGATCAGGTAGATGCGCTCGACCTGGCTGCTTTCCAGGAAGTCGAGCAGGAAGCGCTGCAAATTGGCCTGGCTCCATTCGGCACTGGCTTCGTCGGCCGGATAGCCGGCCGGTTTGCCCTGCGCGGGCCAGCTATAGAATAGCGGGGCGCCGCGAAAGCCCAGCTCATAAGCCAGTTGGGCGCTGCGCCGCGCCGCATCCTCGAACGATACCTTATAGCCGTGCACGAAGAGCAGGGCGCTGGATTCGGGCGCAGCGGCGATCTGGGCCGCCAGCGCGGTGAAGAAGTTGTCATGGCCGGCCAGCTCGGTTTGCAGCAGGCGCACATGGTGGCTGGGGTCTTCGCGCAGTTCCAGGCGCAGCAGGGCCGGCGAATCCGGATCGCGCGGGCCGCGCGGCACGCTGACCTCGCAATAGCCGTAGCTGAGCGGCGCGCGCTGGCTGCCGAACTGGCGTGCCGGATGGCGGTCGCCGCTTTGCTGGCGGTCGGTGCCGAACCAGACCTTGAGCACGGCGGCATTGGCCGCGCCGCCGGGGTGGCTGGCGGCAGGCGGCGGGCGGCGCCGGTCGATTTCGTCGAGCAGATTGCGCGCGGCGGCGCGCAGGTAGCGGTCGCCGGCCAGGCCGGCCACGGCCAGCGCATCGGACAGGGCGAACTGGCGCGACTTGGAGCCGGCGTCTTCTTCCAGGGTGGCGACGGCGTCTTCCACCGCCGGCGCCTGGGCCGCGAGGCGGGCTTTGAGCATCTGGTAGGCAGGGCTGCTGGCGCCGTCTTCAATCGCTGCGGTGAGGGCGCTGGTGATGATGTCCATTC
Encoded here:
- a CDS encoding alpha/beta hydrolase, whose amino-acid sequence is MDIITSALTAAIEDGASSPAYQMLKARLAAQAPAVEDAVATLEEDAGSKSRQFALSDALAVAGLAGDRYLRAAARNLLDEIDRRRPPPAASHPGGAANAAVLKVWFGTDRQQSGDRHPARQFGSQRAPLSYGYCEVSVPRGPRDPDSPALLRLELREDPSHHVRLLQTELAGHDNFFTALAAQIAAAPESSALLFVHGYKVSFEDAARRSAQLAYELGFRGAPLFYSWPAQGKPAGYPADEASAEWSQANLQRFLLDFLESSQVERIYLIGHGLGGRALAGACAALLRARPELASRLHQILLAAPDIDAGLFQRELAPAFAASARPLTLYASSADAALAAGHKAHAAARAGDAGPGLLVLPGVETIDASGADTGFLGHAAAGPAPVLSDMQELIGQDRGAAQRQGLRPAQLAGGRYWIMAAEGV